Proteins found in one Chloroflexota bacterium genomic segment:
- a CDS encoding PIG-L family deacetylase: MHFPSDLRAYGIESHWLNTAPMTRRLLFVYAHPDDESFGNAGTIAYYAHHGVSVHYICATRGEAGDVDPSLLQGYGDIATLRSTELGEAASAMGLAAYHFLNYRDSGMPNTLANEHPEALVQAPVEAVAAKVTAAIRAIQPQVVITFNEYGGYGHPDHIAMHHATHLAFARAGDGAWLPEQLDAGLPTWTPRKLYYSTFNPLMIKMMLRLWRLSGRDPRKGGNNGDIDFVKILEAVNPPTASVDCSSVVDQKVAAWQAHRSQLGQMGLSLKLPRLLRQRFLGREQFSRVAPQPNGYERDLFEGI, encoded by the coding sequence ATGCATTTTCCTAGCGATCTCCGCGCCTATGGAATTGAATCGCATTGGCTGAATACTGCGCCAATGACCCGCCGTCTGTTGTTTGTTTATGCTCACCCCGATGATGAGAGTTTTGGTAATGCTGGCACAATTGCCTACTATGCTCATCATGGTGTGAGTGTGCATTATATTTGTGCAACGCGTGGCGAGGCTGGCGATGTTGACCCAAGTTTGTTACAAGGCTATGGCGATATTGCAACGCTCCGCTCAACCGAGTTGGGCGAGGCGGCGAGTGCTATGGGTTTGGCGGCCTACCATTTCTTAAATTATCGTGATTCGGGCATGCCTAATACGCTTGCTAACGAGCATCCCGAGGCTTTAGTGCAAGCCCCAGTCGAGGCAGTTGCCGCCAAAGTCACCGCCGCCATTCGCGCAATTCAGCCGCAAGTGGTAATAACCTTTAATGAATATGGAGGGTATGGCCATCCTGATCATATTGCCATGCATCATGCCACCCACTTGGCCTTTGCGCGGGCGGGCGATGGCGCTTGGCTACCTGAGCAGCTTGATGCAGGCTTGCCAACCTGGACACCGCGCAAACTCTATTACTCAACTTTTAATCCATTAATGATCAAAATGATGCTGCGTTTGTGGCGACTTTCAGGCCGTGACCCACGTAAGGGCGGCAATAATGGTGATATCGATTTTGTGAAAATTTTAGAAGCAGTGAACCCGCCAACTGCCAGCGTCGATTGTTCTAGTGTGGTTGACCAAAAAGTTGCTGCTTGGCAAGCCCATCGTAGCCAGCTGGGCCAAATGGGGCTGAGCCTTAAATTGCCACGCCTGTTGCGCCAACGCTTTCTTGGCCGCGAACAATTTAGCCGGGTCGCACCCCAGCCCAACGGCTACGAACGCGATTTGTTCGAAGGAATATGA
- a CDS encoding PAS domain S-box protein, whose product MHWRSFIPRTLADSQSRQQLLVVMLKSVIWVFTPIQVILSFTLTTTSWPRLLLLAIVNLICGGIWLLIKRDKLDLAGKLFVGLFWLLFTGLMLSTGGISSPSIIAYFFVIFTASFLLSELASVIIGCLSLAATFVAVLLELNQLLPTPALVYTPVSRWLSYSFYLGIMLVFQMVSGRLVYKAMQKAQAELLERQRIEAELRHSEAQYRLLFDTIPIGIGMAKLDGTVIAINPAGSQMMGYSHAELMQIKLEQLYANPDQRASLIQQAQQTGKIRDREMAFRRNDGELVWALVNLDLGLINGEAVTIATLRDNTTQRAAEQALRTNEARFRAIFEHAAIGIVLIDNNGVVFSANPTACMLLNFSEAELQQQAFVNFTHPDDRQFEMSLNQELRAGLCDSYQIEQRFIRSDGGIVWGRLCASLVQDAADQPLFMIAMIEDLSSYKDTQAQLDLQMQTLTALYYSSQRLTTKLKVEELARDVADSCVSIFGAQRAWLTLNQADQLKYHEHNAEQPLPSIQIEIESTQPATHNEPIQTMAFPLVSHNHTFGMLNLQSNQADFFQAERNDMLQTYASQVAAALDNALMFQHLQQINREVTSAYDMTIEGWSRALDLRDHETEGHTQRVTWMTERLAAAMGQFSAEELIHVRRGALLHDIGKMGVPDAILHKPGPLNDEEWVIMRRHPVYAYQLLAPIGYLQGSLDIPHYHHERWDGGGYPKGLQAEEIPLAARVFAVVDVWDALRSDRPYRKGWSDQRIMDYLAGEAGKHFDPLVVEVFLQLLSTMSIAEVRNSVNEA is encoded by the coding sequence ATGCACTGGCGCTCGTTTATTCCACGCACACTAGCCGATTCCCAATCACGTCAACAGTTATTGGTTGTCATGCTCAAAAGCGTTATTTGGGTCTTTACTCCCATCCAAGTTATCTTGAGCTTTACCTTGACAACCACGAGCTGGCCACGCCTGTTGTTGCTAGCGATTGTCAACCTGATTTGTGGTGGAATCTGGCTCTTAATCAAACGCGACAAGCTGGATCTAGCGGGAAAACTATTTGTTGGGTTGTTTTGGTTGTTATTTACGGGTTTGATGTTGAGCACTGGTGGCATTAGCTCGCCTTCGATTATTGCCTATTTTTTCGTCATTTTTACCGCTAGCTTTTTGTTGAGCGAACTGGCAAGTGTAATTATTGGCTGTCTGAGTTTAGCGGCAACATTTGTGGCCGTGCTGCTCGAGTTGAATCAGCTTTTACCAACTCCAGCGCTTGTTTATACCCCAGTTTCGCGTTGGCTCAGTTATAGCTTTTACCTTGGCATTATGCTGGTATTTCAGATGGTCAGCGGGCGCTTGGTCTATAAAGCCATGCAAAAAGCCCAAGCCGAGTTACTCGAACGGCAACGTATCGAAGCAGAATTACGCCATTCTGAAGCCCAATATCGTCTTTTGTTCGATACTATTCCAATTGGCATTGGCATGGCCAAACTCGATGGCACGGTCATCGCCATCAACCCAGCTGGCAGCCAAATGATGGGCTATAGCCATGCCGAATTGATGCAAATCAAGCTCGAACAGTTATATGCCAATCCCGATCAACGGGCTAGTTTAATTCAGCAAGCCCAGCAAACAGGCAAGATTCGCGACCGCGAGATGGCTTTTCGGCGCAATGACGGCGAGTTGGTTTGGGCGTTGGTCAATCTTGATCTTGGGTTAATTAATGGTGAGGCGGTGACGATTGCCACGCTGCGCGATAACACCACCCAACGCGCAGCAGAACAAGCCTTGCGCACCAACGAAGCTCGTTTTCGGGCAATCTTCGAGCATGCAGCAATCGGGATTGTCTTAATTGATAATAATGGCGTGGTCTTTAGCGCCAACCCAACTGCTTGTATGTTGCTTAATTTCAGTGAAGCTGAATTGCAACAACAAGCCTTTGTTAATTTCACCCATCCCGATGATCGCCAATTTGAAATGAGCTTAAATCAAGAACTTCGCGCCGGATTATGCGATTCGTATCAAATTGAGCAACGGTTTATTCGCTCTGATGGTGGGATTGTTTGGGGTCGTTTGTGTGCCTCATTAGTCCAAGATGCAGCTGATCAGCCATTATTTATGATTGCGATGATTGAGGATCTTAGCTCGTATAAAGATACCCAAGCCCAACTTGACTTGCAAATGCAAACTCTGACAGCGCTCTACTACAGCTCACAACGCCTAACAACCAAGCTTAAAGTCGAGGAATTGGCCCGCGATGTAGCCGATAGTTGTGTTAGCATTTTTGGCGCACAACGGGCTTGGCTCACGCTCAATCAGGCTGATCAGCTCAAGTATCACGAACATAACGCTGAGCAACCGTTGCCCAGCATTCAAATTGAGATTGAATCGACCCAACCTGCTACGCATAATGAGCCAATTCAAACCATGGCCTTCCCATTGGTCAGCCATAATCACACCTTTGGGATGCTCAATTTGCAGAGCAACCAAGCTGATTTCTTTCAAGCTGAGCGCAACGATATGCTGCAAACCTATGCCAGCCAGGTCGCCGCCGCCTTGGATAACGCGCTCATGTTCCAACATTTGCAACAAATCAACCGTGAAGTTACCAGCGCCTACGATATGACGATTGAGGGTTGGTCTCGCGCCTTAGATTTGCGTGATCACGAGACTGAGGGCCATACCCAACGGGTTACCTGGATGACTGAACGGCTGGCCGCCGCGATGGGTCAATTTAGCGCCGAAGAGTTAATCCATGTGCGGCGAGGCGCTTTGCTGCACGATATTGGCAAAATGGGCGTGCCCGACGCAATTTTGCACAAACCAGGGCCGCTCAACGATGAAGAATGGGTGATTATGCGGCGGCATCCGGTCTATGCGTATCAACTGCTTGCGCCAATTGGCTACCTACAAGGCTCACTGGATATTCCGCACTATCATCATGAGCGCTGGGATGGTGGCGGCTACCCCAAAGGCTTGCAGGCCGAAGAAATTCCTTTGGCGGCGCGAGTATTTGCCGTGGTTGATGTTTGGGATGCCTTGCGTTCTGATCGGCCATATCGCAAAGGCTGGTCGGATCAGCGGATTATGGACTATTTGGCGGGCGAGGCGGGCAAGCATTTTGATCCATTAGTCGTTGAAGTATTTTTGCAATTACTTTCAACCATGAGCATCGCTGAGGTTCGCAATTCAGTTAATGAAGCTTAA
- a CDS encoding DUF2089 domain-containing protein has translation MNPILTQCPVCSGELTSTRLECAICNTAIEGQFTLGRLGRLTREQLSFVELLAQHRGNVNQVATSLSVSYTTARMRMDEIAAALGAPPSITRPDSREVLRQLETGELSAEEALKLLQG, from the coding sequence ATGAATCCTATCTTGACTCAGTGCCCGGTTTGTTCGGGCGAACTAACCAGTACCCGTTTGGAATGTGCAATTTGCAACACGGCGATTGAAGGCCAATTTACCCTAGGACGCTTGGGTCGCTTGACCCGCGAGCAACTGAGCTTTGTGGAACTCTTGGCACAACATCGAGGCAACGTCAACCAAGTCGCCACTTCGTTGAGTGTCTCATACACCACTGCTCGTATGCGTATGGACGAAATTGCCGCCGCTTTAGGTGCACCGCCTTCAATCACGCGGCCTGATTCGCGTGAGGTGTTGCGTCAACTTGAAACAGGCGAACTGAGTGCTGAAGAAGCGCTCAAACTGTTACAAGGCTAG
- a CDS encoding DMT family transporter yields MQRLWNMLLTAIAPILWGTTYVITTEWLPANRPLLVGVMRALPIGLIFLALGRQLPKGIWWWRSLVLGALNIGFFFPLLFIAAYRLPGGIAATLGALQPFIVAFWGWVVLKERVSSRLLLMAGLGVVGVGMMLLNPQAQLDAWGMLAAFGGAMLYGVGITLNKHWGRPVPLLTYTAWQLVVGGLMIVPIALLIEGPPPAFTTSNWLGFGLIGLVNTGVAYLFWFRGIERLKTSTMSFLILLSPVSATVLGWLVLDQRLSWLQMLGALVVLASIVLSQLPSRQPTPRLQVACEASGQG; encoded by the coding sequence ATGCAACGACTATGGAATATGCTCTTGACCGCGATTGCTCCAATCTTATGGGGCACAACCTATGTCATTACCACCGAGTGGTTGCCAGCCAACCGTCCGTTGTTGGTCGGCGTAATGCGAGCCTTGCCCATTGGCTTGATCTTTTTGGCCTTGGGGCGGCAATTGCCCAAAGGCATTTGGTGGTGGCGCTCGTTGGTGCTGGGCGCGTTGAATATTGGCTTCTTCTTCCCATTATTATTTATTGCAGCCTATCGCTTGCCTGGTGGCATCGCCGCCACGTTGGGCGCATTGCAACCATTTATCGTGGCGTTTTGGGGCTGGGTGGTGCTCAAAGAGCGGGTCAGTTCGCGCTTGCTGTTGATGGCGGGTTTAGGTGTGGTTGGGGTTGGCATGATGCTGCTCAATCCACAGGCTCAACTTGATGCTTGGGGCATGCTGGCAGCCTTTGGTGGCGCGATGCTCTATGGCGTGGGCATTACCCTCAACAAACATTGGGGGCGACCAGTGCCATTATTGACCTACACCGCTTGGCAATTGGTGGTTGGCGGCCTGATGATTGTGCCAATTGCCCTGTTGATTGAAGGCCCACCCCCCGCCTTTACGACCAGCAATTGGTTGGGTTTTGGCTTGATTGGCCTCGTTAACACAGGCGTGGCGTATCTCTTTTGGTTTCGCGGCATCGAGCGCCTTAAAACCTCCACCATGTCGTTTTTGATTTTGCTTAGCCCAGTTTCAGCGACCGTGCTGGGCTGGCTGGTGCTCGATCAGCGCCTGAGTTGGTTGCAAATGTTGGGCGCGTTGGTGGTACTGGCTAGCATCGTATTAAGCCAACTGCCGAGCCGCCAGCCAACACCGCGTTTGCAGGTGGCATGCGAGGCTAGCGGTCAGGGGTAA
- a CDS encoding glycosidase, which yields MMMQPNRLDLFARHPANPILQASDWPYPINSVFNPGATVLADGTTLLLCRVEDRRGHSHFCAARSANGLDQWQIDAHPTFAPDPQQYPEERWGIEDPRITYLEELAAYGVVYTSYATGGPGVSLATTTDFKTFTRYGVVMQPENKDAALFPVRINGLWAMIHRPIGAQGSHIWMSLSPDLRHWGQHQCMLEARKGGWWDANKIGLSPPPIATEEGWLMIYHGVRMTPGGCLYRIGVALFDTDHPERCLRRGEPWVLSPHTEYERHGDVPNVIFPCGVTVLPDGDTLHVYYGAADSCIAVAIGSIRQILDWLTIYGVAT from the coding sequence ATGATGATGCAACCTAATCGACTCGATCTCTTCGCACGCCATCCAGCCAACCCGATTTTACAAGCAAGCGATTGGCCGTACCCGATTAATAGCGTGTTTAACCCTGGTGCAACCGTGCTCGCCGATGGGACAACCTTGTTATTATGCCGCGTTGAAGATCGGCGTGGCCATTCGCATTTTTGTGCAGCTCGCTCGGCCAATGGGCTTGATCAGTGGCAAATTGATGCCCACCCAACCTTTGCCCCCGATCCACAGCAGTATCCTGAAGAACGCTGGGGGATTGAAGATCCACGCATTACCTATCTTGAGGAATTAGCGGCCTATGGGGTTGTGTATACCTCCTATGCGACTGGTGGGCCTGGGGTTTCCTTGGCAACAACCACCGATTTCAAGACCTTTACCCGCTATGGGGTCGTGATGCAGCCCGAAAATAAAGATGCGGCGCTCTTTCCGGTGCGGATTAACGGCTTATGGGCGATGATCCATCGTCCAATTGGCGCACAAGGGTCGCATATTTGGATGTCGCTCTCACCGGATTTGCGCCATTGGGGCCAACACCAATGTATGCTTGAGGCTCGTAAAGGCGGATGGTGGGATGCCAATAAAATTGGATTGTCGCCACCGCCGATCGCCACCGAGGAAGGCTGGTTGATGATCTATCATGGCGTTCGGATGACTCCTGGTGGGTGTCTCTATCGGATTGGCGTAGCCCTGTTTGATACCGACCATCCTGAGCGTTGTCTGCGGCGTGGTGAACCATGGGTCTTGAGTCCGCACACGGAGTATGAACGCCATGGTGATGTCCCCAATGTGATTTTCCCCTGTGGCGTGACCGTCCTGCCGGATGGCGATACGCTGCATGTCTATTATGGAGCCGCCGATAGCTGCATTGCGGTTGCGATTGGGAGTATTCGCCAGATTCTCGATTGGCTGACAATCTATGGAGTGGCGACATAA
- a CDS encoding glycosyltransferase family 4 protein yields MPTPIRSILIIGNYAPRQCGIATYTTDLRMALLDAYPQSRIDVMAMNDTPAGYDYPDSVVFTIDQDDPYAYYQAADFIRLSSYDLVCIQHEYGIFGGASGRNLLLLIRAITIPIVTTLHTVLREPTADQQTILWELAQRSQRIIVMSSHAVDLMHTMYGIPLAQIDCIPHGIPDLPFRDGDEDKQHANLIGKQVLLTFGLLSPNKGIEDVLHALPLLIKQHPHVLYLIVGATHPTVRQTFGEAYREMLQALVEQLGIQAHVRFHDQFVSPSALAMYMGAADIYITPYHTQEQSVSGTLAYAIGAGKAIVSTPYWYATELLAHGGGMLVPFHDPAMLAEQVNTLLAEPQLRQTIRERAYQRGRTMLWSVVATHSMHSFMQARTHPLHPVLVLANQPIKPDSPIIPPLCLDHLIAMTDDMGLIQHAILNIPNHHEGYATDDNARALIATMLLDPIQEPQAQRLAMRYIAFLWYAFNPATQRFRNFMGANRQWGEATGSEDAHARSIWALGTVLEQSHDPGLCGVAQRLLRFALPAVAQLTHPRPWAFALLGFAAYRQRFPGDRTVMASQLHLAEHLLARFQAAHQPDWEWFDDHLTYDNAVLPHALIVSGQTLQRPDMVEAGLTALTWLCAIQRPEADHFKPIGSNGFFQRGHAPAHYDQQPIEAQATVLAACAAFESTGDSGWYDEAQHAFYWFLGHNDAGVALYDQRTGGCADGLEIDRINQNQGAESTLAFLIGRLTIQTLTPPIRRGTAENTSASVTRPPRIRADLIPPRDSSLSRPL; encoded by the coding sequence ATGCCGACACCGATTCGCTCAATCTTAATCATTGGAAATTATGCTCCACGCCAGTGTGGCATAGCAACCTATACCACCGATTTACGCATGGCCTTGCTTGACGCGTATCCGCAGAGCAGGATCGACGTGATGGCCATGAATGATACGCCCGCAGGCTATGACTACCCCGATTCAGTCGTCTTTACGATTGATCAGGATGACCCCTATGCCTATTACCAAGCTGCCGATTTTATCCGTTTGAGTTCCTATGACCTTGTGTGTATTCAGCACGAATATGGGATTTTTGGTGGGGCATCGGGGCGGAATCTGCTCTTGCTCATTCGTGCGATCACGATTCCAATTGTGACCACCTTGCATACGGTGTTACGCGAACCAACCGCCGATCAACAGACGATTCTGTGGGAGCTTGCGCAACGATCACAACGGATCATCGTGATGAGTTCGCATGCGGTCGATCTCATGCATACGATGTATGGTATTCCATTGGCTCAGATTGATTGTATTCCGCATGGCATTCCTGATCTGCCGTTTCGCGATGGCGATGAGGATAAACAACACGCGAATCTGATTGGCAAGCAGGTTTTGCTGACCTTCGGCTTGCTTTCGCCAAATAAAGGGATTGAAGATGTCTTACATGCGTTGCCATTGCTGATCAAACAGCATCCGCATGTGCTGTATCTGATCGTTGGCGCAACCCATCCAACCGTTCGTCAAACTTTTGGCGAGGCCTATCGGGAGATGCTTCAGGCCTTAGTCGAGCAACTTGGAATTCAAGCGCATGTGCGGTTTCACGACCAATTTGTGAGTCCTAGCGCTTTAGCAATGTATATGGGTGCGGCTGATATTTATATTACGCCCTATCATACCCAAGAACAAAGCGTCTCGGGTACTTTAGCCTATGCGATTGGGGCAGGCAAGGCGATTGTCTCGACACCCTATTGGTATGCAACCGAACTCTTGGCCCATGGTGGTGGCATGCTGGTTCCGTTTCATGATCCAGCGATGCTTGCTGAGCAGGTTAACACGCTTTTAGCCGAACCCCAGTTGCGTCAAACCATCCGCGAACGCGCCTATCAACGTGGGCGCACGATGCTCTGGTCGGTTGTTGCCACGCACTCTATGCACAGTTTTATGCAGGCACGGACTCACCCCCTCCATCCCGTGCTCGTGCTGGCGAATCAACCAATCAAGCCCGATTCGCCGATCATCCCGCCGTTATGTCTTGATCATCTGATCGCCATGACTGACGATATGGGCTTGATCCAACATGCGATCTTGAATATTCCCAATCATCACGAAGGCTATGCGACCGATGATAATGCGCGGGCCTTGATTGCCACGATGCTGCTTGATCCTATCCAAGAACCACAGGCCCAGCGCTTGGCAATGCGCTATATAGCGTTTCTCTGGTATGCCTTTAATCCAGCGACCCAACGGTTTCGCAACTTTATGGGGGCAAATCGGCAGTGGGGAGAGGCGACCGGCTCGGAAGATGCCCATGCGCGCAGTATCTGGGCACTTGGCACGGTACTTGAACAGAGCCATGATCCGGGTTTGTGTGGCGTTGCGCAACGACTCCTCCGTTTTGCGCTTCCAGCGGTGGCTCAGCTGACTCACCCACGGCCATGGGCCTTCGCATTGTTGGGGTTCGCTGCCTATCGTCAACGTTTTCCTGGTGATCGCACGGTTATGGCCAGCCAATTGCACCTCGCTGAACACTTATTAGCCCGCTTTCAAGCGGCGCATCAGCCTGATTGGGAATGGTTTGATGACCATCTGACCTATGATAATGCGGTGCTGCCGCATGCATTAATTGTCAGCGGTCAAACCCTTCAGCGCCCCGATATGGTCGAGGCTGGATTAACGGCCTTGACCTGGCTCTGTGCGATCCAGCGGCCTGAGGCTGACCATTTCAAGCCCATTGGTTCGAATGGATTTTTCCAGCGTGGGCACGCTCCAGCCCACTATGATCAACAGCCAATTGAGGCGCAGGCAACCGTGCTGGCCGCATGTGCCGCTTTTGAAAGCACCGGCGATTCAGGCTGGTACGATGAAGCCCAGCATGCCTTTTATTGGTTTCTCGGCCACAACGATGCGGGTGTAGCGCTCTACGATCAGCGCACTGGTGGCTGTGCTGATGGGCTGGAAATTGATCGGATTAATCAAAATCAGGGGGCCGAATCCACCCTCGCATTTTTAATTGGCCGATTGACGATTCAAACACTTACACCACCAATCAGGCGCGGAACAGCGGAAAACACGTCAGCTAGCGTGACCCGACCACCGCGCATTCGGGCGGATTTAATTCCGCCACGTGATTCAAGTTTATCAAGGCCATTGTAG
- a CDS encoding XisI protein — protein sequence MVAFSPTTLIETVLMAMPCPDTLGTCTVQTVFDREQQQYMVVVAGWHGQHRIHQCLVHIAYHDERVWIHCDHTIHGISERLIAAGIPASHILQVFPLVDLRMP from the coding sequence ATGGTGGCCTTTTCGCCCACCACGCTCATCGAAACTGTCCTGATGGCTATGCCTTGTCCTGATACGCTGGGCACATGTACGGTGCAAACGGTGTTTGACCGTGAGCAACAGCAGTATATGGTGGTGGTTGCTGGTTGGCACGGGCAGCATCGGATTCATCAGTGTCTGGTGCATATCGCCTATCACGATGAGCGGGTTTGGATTCATTGTGATCATACAATCCATGGAATTTCTGAGCGCTTAATCGCCGCAGGAATTCCTGCCAGTCACATTTTGCAGGTTTTTCCGCTGGTTGACCTCCGCATGCCCTAG
- a CDS encoding HAMP domain-containing histidine kinase: MKPKGMQILLIDHDGHGIPIIASIITAIQTVQYRLVAVADLHHGLSMLATRQIDVILVRLPLMDNTGMIIQTLSDHASTYPLILSAPNTDDHTLIPMLHVGVHATLFDDELTPALFQRTLDYGFARVAQLAAEDHVQTLTSTLAVSLDITHQIEHHLAIAIHELQTPISILLGYIDLFERRVATWGGIPLRERQMINTMRMQAIHVGRLVPTLLDSTLMTHELGPIQRRSLELSAVLRTVVGAMQGMRASHLLVLRVPDGAVWIEGDYGRLVQIFQNLLLNALHYSGIHSEITITLAADGQITIQDYGVGISADALVQIARPFFDTADPHGAARIGQGLGLAIVQELIQQHEGSITIASAVDSGTTITIQFPCSVRPTRLPEHTASMLVNYPNIAGIQGSTL, from the coding sequence ATGAAGCCGAAAGGGATGCAGATCTTATTAATTGACCATGATGGGCATGGCATACCCATCATTGCGTCGATCATCACGGCAATTCAAACCGTCCAGTATCGCCTGGTTGCGGTAGCCGACCTCCACCATGGCCTGAGTATGCTGGCAACTCGTCAGATCGATGTTATTCTCGTGCGGCTTCCATTGATGGATAATACCGGCATGATCATCCAAACGCTGTCTGATCATGCATCAACCTATCCACTCATTCTCTCCGCCCCAAACACCGATGATCATACCCTGATCCCTATGCTGCACGTCGGGGTTCATGCCACGCTGTTCGACGATGAACTTACGCCAGCACTTTTTCAGCGGACACTCGACTATGGGTTTGCCCGTGTCGCTCAATTAGCAGCAGAAGATCATGTCCAAACCCTCACCAGCACGCTGGCAGTATCGCTTGACATAACCCATCAGATTGAACATCATCTGGCAATTGCGATCCATGAACTCCAAACGCCCATCAGTATTTTGCTCGGCTATATCGACTTATTTGAGCGACGGGTTGCGACATGGGGCGGAATTCCGCTGCGCGAACGGCAAATGATTAATACGATGCGGATGCAAGCGATTCACGTAGGACGATTGGTTCCAACGTTGCTTGATAGCACGCTGATGACGCACGAGCTTGGGCCGATTCAGCGGCGTTCGCTTGAACTAAGTGCGGTGCTACGAACGGTCGTTGGAGCCATGCAAGGCATGCGAGCCTCGCATCTCTTAGTGCTGCGGGTGCCCGATGGAGCTGTGTGGATTGAGGGCGATTATGGGCGCTTAGTTCAAATTTTTCAGAATCTCTTGCTCAATGCCCTGCACTATAGCGGGATTCATAGTGAAATTACCATCACCCTCGCTGCTGATGGGCAGATCACCATTCAGGATTATGGGGTCGGGATCTCCGCCGATGCTCTTGTGCAAATTGCCCGCCCATTTTTTGACACTGCTGATCCCCATGGGGCAGCACGGATTGGTCAAGGACTTGGCTTGGCAATTGTGCAAGAACTCATCCAACAACACGAGGGCAGCATCACGATTGCCAGCGCGGTTGATAGTGGAACAACCATCACCATCCAGTTTCCCTGTAGTGTCCGGCCAACCCGCCTACCGGAACATACTGCATCAATGCTGGTGAACTATCCCAACATTGCTGGTATTCAAGGGAGCACGCTATGA
- a CDS encoding LapA family protein has product MKAILGIITGILILLFAAIGFQNTTAISIHLFDWQTPALPLWMLLLTALASGMLVVGLFAFPRQIETYYTNLRQRGQAAPVQRPLIPIDAAMPPTTTMPLAVEAGPQHYNPQTGERLDPWIDDVPKRTV; this is encoded by the coding sequence ATGAAAGCCATTCTTGGCATTATTACTGGAATCTTAATCTTGCTCTTTGCAGCAATCGGCTTCCAAAACACAACGGCGATTTCGATTCACCTCTTCGATTGGCAAACACCAGCCCTACCTCTATGGATGCTCCTATTGACTGCCTTGGCCAGTGGGATGCTGGTGGTTGGCTTGTTTGCCTTTCCACGCCAGATCGAGACCTACTATACGAACCTCCGCCAGCGTGGGCAGGCCGCTCCTGTCCAACGACCATTGATTCCCATTGATGCTGCGATGCCACCAACAACAACCATGCCACTCGCCGTCGAGGCTGGGCCACAACACTATAATCCACAAACCGGTGAGCGCCTTGATCCATGGATCGATGATGTGCCAAAGCGTACGGTATGA